CGGCAGCAGCAAGGTCATGGCAACAATGTTGATGAAGGAGCCAAAAAAGCAGATGGCCAGATTACGCTGCCAATACAGGCTGTTCATGGAATGGATTCCTGGAAAATTGACCGCACGCGCGGGGCGTTGACAGCATCCCGCGCGTCCTTGGTGCGATGCTCAGACAGTCGCCACCGGCGTTACCGGCGATGCCACCGCACCGGTCAGGCGCAGGGGCGGAGCGGTCAACAGGCAACGGCTACGCCCTTGTTCACGCAGCCATTGGGCCAGCGGCGTCAGATACCACAGCTCTCCCAGATGGATACCCAGTTTGAACAGACACAGTTCGTGTAAAGGCAAAATCGGGTAATGCGGCAAGTCGAGTTTTTCCGACGGAAACGCCTCCACCGCATGGTTGTCGGCAGCAATGGCACTGATCTGTGCTTCATCAATCCAGCGTAAAAGTGCTTCATCGCGACCGTTGAGGTCAACACAAGAATGTTCCAGCAGGTGCACGTCCGGGTCGCCTTGCATGTCGACGAGCATCTGCGCAAACCCGGTGTGGAACAGCACGATATCTCCAGGTTCGACGACAATATTGTCGATATCCATGATCCGGCGGATATCGTCATAACCGACGCGGCGTTTTTCCCGGCCGAAATGCGCATGCAGATCGATCAGCACCGCCCGCCCTTGCATGCCGGTAGCCGCCATGTGCTCAATACCGAGAAACTTTGCCGGTGCCGGCGGAAAGTCGCCATGAGCATCCGGCTCGCGGACAATCTCGCCGAAAATATCGCGTTCGGCGCGGTAGCCGTTGTAGAAACAGCTTTGCAGGCGTCCGTCGCCATCGGCATCGAACAGGCTGCCGACTTGGGCGAGGCTGTCCCACTGGGTCGAATACTGGGTGCACAAGGTCACGGTGTGATCGCACAAAACATCAGTCAGGTGCGGGTCGTCCTGGCTCAATTCATAGTCGATGTTCGAGCGATTGTTACGCAGCACCGGTTTCAGAACGGGCGGCTGGCGGCGCGAATTCCATTTCGAGCCACCGGGCAGATCCAATGGCAGGCTCAGGCAAAACGACTTGCCAGCGACCACTTCAGCAGCGCCCTGGCGGATCTTTTCAGCGGTCAGCAAATTCAGTCGCCCCAGTTGATCGTCGGGGCCGAAATCACCCCAGTTCGAACCCGCCGGCCGTTGTTTGTAGCGCATGTGTCACTCCCTCAGACAAGTGGGCAGCCCGCAGGCTGCCCGTTTCAACTCAGATGAACATCTTCAGCACGGCTGACTCAGTTGTGCTCGGTCGGATCCGGCTCCGGTGGCAGCACGGCAAAGCGCTTGAAGCCCGGGCGCTGGCTGATGCGCTGGTACCAGGCATCCAGATGCGGCGTCACCGGTTTGTTGTCGAGCTCGAAGGTTTCGTAGGTTTGCGCGAGGACGCCCAAAGCGATGTCGGCGATGGTGAAGTAGTCGCCCGTGATGTACTGCTTGCCCGCCAGGTACTCATCGGCAATGGCCCAATTCTTCGCCAGGCGCGCTGACTGGGTGCGCACGGAGGTCATGTCGCGACGGTCCGGCGCCGTGCGGATCAATGAAGTGAACAATGGCACGATGTCTGGCCACAGTGCGCCCACCGACCAGTCCAGCCAGCGGTTGCAATCGGCATGCAGCTTCGGCTCGGACGGATACAGGCTGGCCGGACCATAGCGCAGCGCCAGATAACGCATGATCGCGTTGGACTCCCAGAGCACAAACTCGTCATCGATCAGCGTCGGCACCAGACCGTTGCGATTGAGCCGCAGGTACTCCTCGTCGTTGGTGCGACCGTACTGGCGACCGGCATCAATGCGTTCGAAATCCAGCTTCAGGTCTTCCAGGCACCACAGCACCTTTTTGACACACAAACCGCGCTCTCTGCCCCAAACTGTCAACATGACTGATCCCTCGTTCAATTTTATTGGTTGATTGGCATTGCTGGTGTCAACGGCCCTACTCGGCCGGCTTCTTCATGAACATTTCCCGGTACTCGGGCACTTGCAGCCCGGCCATGCCCCAGTTGTCGACATTGATTTCGTCGATCACCACCGTGGTACTGCGGGGGTTCTTCTGCAGTACGCGCTCCAATACTTCAGTGACTTGCGCGATCAATTCGCGCTTCTGCTCGCGGGTCACACCCTCATCGGTGATCTTGATATTTACGTAAGGCATGCGGCGCTCCTCATGGCAGTGGGCTGGATGTCCGGGGTGGTGCTGCAAAGGCTCAATTGCGCCTCAAGACCTCGCGCCAGCCGCGTCATTGCGCGGCGCAGCAATTCGGGTTTCTGGGCGAAGCAGATACGGATAAAGCCTTCGCCAGCCGAACCGAAGGCACTGCCAGGCGCAATGGCGACGCCATGTCGTTGCACCAGCGCCATGGCCAGCGCAAGGCTGTCGGTCACACCTTCCAGCCGAATGAACGCGTACAACGCCGCGTCGGGGACATGACACGTCACGCCCGGTACATCGGCCAAAGCGCTGCAGACGATCTCCCGACCGGTGCGGCAGTAGTCGCGAAAGCTGTCGACAAAAACGCTGTCCTGCAAAGCCGCCAGTGCCGCCATCTGTACGAACGGCGCGACACCGGAATGGGTCAGCTCGATCAGTTCACCGAGCTTTTCCCGCTGCCCGGTGGGCACCACCAGCCAGCCGACGCGATAACCGGTCATGGCCCAGGCCTTACTGAAGCTGTTGCACACCACGAGGCGATCCTGGTCAGTGGCGAATTCGAGCATCGAAGGGGCTGAGCGACTGCCGTCGTAAGTCAGACGTGAATACACTTCGTCACTGATGATCCACACCCCGTAACGCCGACACAGCGTCAGGATCGCTTGCATCTGCTCGCGACTGGCCGTCCAGCCGGTGGGGTTGTTCGGTGAGTTGAGAAACAGCACCCGCGCGCCGGGCAACGCAACTTCCAGCGCGTGCAGGTCGAGCGTGAAACCGTGTTCTCCCGCGTCCAGCGCCACCTCCCGGACGTTGACACCTTTCAGCGCGGCAAGATTGCCCGGGTTGGGCCAGGCAGGAGAGATCAACACCGCGCTGTCGCCCTCGCGCAGCAACGCGGCAAAGGCAACGTTGATGGCAGCCATGCCCGACGCGGTCACGGCAATCCGGCTTTCATCGACATCGGTCTGGTAGAGATCACTCAGATAATCCGCCAGGCCCTGACGCAAAACCGGCATCCCGCGAATGTCCGGGTAACGCGTCAACCCGGCGTCAATCGCCTGCTTGAGCGCCACTTGGGCGCTGACAGGACTCGGGTGATCGCTTTCGCCGAAGCAGAGAAAATCCACATCGCCCAAGCGAAACGCTTCACGTGCAACGCCGACCAATTGCGAACCGGCAATGTGATCCAGATCGAATGCCGCCACGTGTTCGAACGCCGAGGCCGCCGCGTCGTCTGAGCGCTTGTAGTTATTCAGGGTAACCATGGACGCCATCCTCGGCCGGTTCAGGCAATCGAACGCACGTTCTGCGGTTGAAGGATTCGATCCTGGCGCTGCAGATGCCCGAGCAATGCATCGAGGAACGTGTTGGAGGAATTGAGGCGGATAAGGGCGCCATACACGATTTCCTTGATCACGCGAGGATCGTGCTCGACCGCGGGTTCGATGACGTTGTCGAACCAACCTTTGCCATGGATGGCGTCAATGCGGATATGCAGGTCGTGATAGGCCAGACCGAATTCCGGCAGGCCCAGGCGCCGCCAGCCGGCGACCAGTTTCTTGAAGCGCCGGGGCGCGAGATATTCGGTCACGCCGAAATAGCCGATGGCTTTGTAGTGATGCCGCGGGCTCAGCGCCAGGCACGCCGAAAGATTGCCGCACACTCGCGCTTCAGGCAGCAATGACTGTTCGATGTAGCGTGCATCGACCTCCAGCGCTTTCAAGGCTTTGCTGAATAACAGTGTGTGGACTTCACGCTCATCGCCGTTACCCATTTCATCGAAATAGTTCTTGGCGATCTCCATTTTCTCGGCGCCGACCGTGCCCACTTGCATCAGGGCGAGGATGTCGTCGAAGCGCGGATCAAGTGTGGTTTCCTGAGCCAGGAAAGTTCTGAACCCTTCGACACTCGCCTGATCGCGAAGATAGTTTTGAAAGAACGGATGCGCGCCCGCCGGATGTTGCGAAATCAATTGTTTGAACCAAGTAACGAATGCAGCGCCACCGGTGGGCATGACATCGAATATATCGGCAGGAATACCATCTATTTCTTTTTGCAGGATAGCCGGCTCAAGCAATGTGGTGATATCTGCAAATACACAAGAGACATCGACCTCTACTGTTTCCATGGCCGGAACGGAAAACCGGTAGTCATAAATGACGGCCAGCACTCGATGCAGTTCTTCGCGGGCCTGCGCTTGGCCAGAGGCGGCCAGACGCTTGAGGCGCAGGCATTCGTCGAGGACACGCTGACGCAATTCATTATTAAGCGCATACGGCTGAACGCCACTCGCCCCTTGGCTGCAGTAGTCGCTGATAAATGAAATCAAATTGAAATCTTGAGTTTGCATCAAATACTCCTTTTGACGAAAAGCCTGACTTTCATCCGCAAATAACAGCCAGACCAACTCACACTAAGCACACCGTATCAGTTGCACTTAGAGCCATTCAGTAGGTTGCTATTCAGTTGCGTTCTATAGTCCATTCAGGTTGTTCTAAAATCAATTCTCGAATTTTCGAACGCTTTCAACTTATCGAGAACGAAGGCGCAAAATGTCGTTCTGTTCATGTCGCGGGCAGCGGCTTTTTTTCCCGCTCATGGATGAACGGGTCGTCACGGCGCACTTCTAATACCGTGCAAAACCGTGTATTCGTAATACCAAAGAAGAAAGCCGCGAGCGCCCGGCAGTTGCTTTTTCGGGCGGCATAAACAATAACGATTCTTATTGTCGCGGTATGGAGATAGTTAAAAGTCTGTCGTACCCAAGGGATTGTCATGAATCACTTAGTCAGAAAGCTGGACTTCACTTCCTTGCGTCTGTTCGTGACAGTGTGCCAAGAGAAGAACATCGCCCGGGCCGCCGAGCGCGAGTGCATCACCCCTTCCGCCGTCAGCCGTCGTATCACGGAAATCGAAGCGATCGTCGGGCTGCCGATCATCCATCGCGAATCGCGGGGTATTTCCGTTACGCCGGTGGGCGAGATGATCATTCGCCACGCCAAGGCCATGATCGCCAGCCTGGAAAGTCTCAACGCCGAACTCTCGCAATTCACCTCCGGTGCCAAGGGCAGCGTGCAGATTGCCGCCAACCTGTCAGCCATCGTGCAGTTTCTGCCTGAAGACCTGGCCGCCTTCAAACGGCTGTTTCCGGACGTCGAAATCCTCGTCGACGAACACAACAGCGCGCACGTGATTCGCAGCGTCAGCGAAGGCAGCGCCGAAGTCGGTATCTGCAATGCCAACTACGGCACCGGCGAACTGGAACACTTGCCCTATCGCACCGATCGTCTGGTGTTGGTGGTGCCGCTCGGCCATCCGCTGGCCGAAGCCAACGCGGTGACGTTTGCCGACATCGTCAATGAAAGTTTCGTCGGGCTGGGTGAAGAAACCTCGCTGATGACCTTGCTCGCCCAGCGCGCGCGGGACATTGGCGGAGAACTCGACGTCAAGATCCGCGTCCGCAGCCTCGACGTGCTGTGCCGCATGGTCCACGTCAAACTGGGTGTGGCGGTGGTCCCGCAATTGGTCGCGGAGCTGAATGTGAATGCCCTCGACCTGCGGGTCATCCCGATCGTGGAGCCGTGGTCGACGCGCAAACTGGTGGTGGTATTCCGCCACCGCGATCGCCTGACCGCCACGGCGGCGGCGCTGGTCAACTATCTGACCAACAAGCACTGAGGTGCTGACGCTCGCCAATCGGCACGGTAGCCATCTCGACATGTCACGTCTGGAAGTGGATCGACGAAGTAATATTTGGAAACACTTCCACCGGGACCGTTGCCATGACCATCACTGCCCGCCCCAGGACTCTGTACGAAAAGATCTGGGACGCCCATGCCGTTGACACCGATGCCGACGGTACGACGCTGCTCTACATCGACCGTCACCTGATCAACGAAGTCTCCAGTCCGCAAGCCTTCGAGGGCCTGAAGCTCAACCAGCGCAAGCCTTGGCGAGTGGCCTCCAATCTCGCCGTGGCCGACCACAACGTGCCCACCAGTGATCGTGCCGGCGGCAAGATTCGCGACCCGTTCTCGCGCATGCAGGTGCAAACCCTTGACGCCAACGCCCAGACCTACGGCTTCACGTACTTCGGCATGAACGATCCGCGCCAAGGCATCGAGCACGTCATCGGCCCGGAGCAAGGCGCGACGCTGCCAGGCATGACGGTGGTCTGCGGCGACTCGCACACCTCGACCCACGGCGCCTTCGCCTGCCTGGCGCACGGCATCGGCACATCCGAAGTCGAACATGTGCTGGTCACCCAGACTTTGCTGACGAAAAAGATGAAGTCGATGAAAGTCCAGGTCGATGGTGAACTTCCGCCCGGCGTGACGGCCAAGGACATTGTCCTGGCGATCATCGGCAAGATCGGTACCGCCGGTGGCACCGGATGCGCCATCGAATACGCCGGCTCGACCATTGCCGCGCTGTCGATGGAAGGCCGCATGACCATCTGCAACATGTCCATCGAAGCCGGGGCACGTGCAGGGCTGATCGCCTTCGACGATACGACGCTCAACTACGTCAAGGGACGTCCCTTGGCTCCGGTGGGTGAGCAGTGGGATCAGGCTGTCGAGTACTGGCACACGCTGCACTCCGATGCCGAGGCGCACTTCGACGTCGTGGTCAATCTGGACGCCAGCACCATCGAGCCGCAAGTGACCTGGGGCACGTCGCCGGAAATGGTCGCGCCCATTGGCGGCTCGATTCCCGACCCCGCCCAGGAGGCCGATCCGGTCAAACGTGACGGCATGCGCAAAGCCTTGGCCTACATGGGCCTGCAAGCCGGAACGGCGATCAACGATATCGTCATCGACAAGGTCTTCATCGGCTCCTGCACCAACTCCCGCATCGAGGATCTGCGCGCCGCCGCCGACGTCGTACGGGGTCATTCGCTGGCGCACAACATCAAACTGGCCATGGTGGTGCCGGGCTCTGGTCTGGTGAAAAGCCAGGCCGAACTCGAAGGTCTGGATCAGGTGTTCATCAATGCCGGCTTCCAGTGGCGCGAGCCCGGCTGCTCGATGTGCATGGCCATGAACGACGATCGCCTGAGTGTCGGCGAGCGCTGCGCTTCTACTTCCAATCGCAACTTCGAAGGACGCCAGGGTGCCGGTGGGCGCACGCATCTGGTCAGCCCGGCGATGGCCGCAGCCGCCGCGATCGCTGGACGCTTTATCGACATCCGCACCCTGCAGAACCCATCACCATAATAAGGACGTTACCGTGAAGCCATTAACCCAACATCGAGGCTTGGTCGTTCCCCTCGATCGAGTGAACGTCGACACCGACGCAATCATTCCCAAGCAATTTCTCAAGTCCATCCGGCGCACCGGGTTCGGTCAGAACCTGTTTGACGAATGGCGTTACCTGGACCTCGGCGAGCCGGGCCAGGACTGTGCACAGCGGCCATTGAACCCGGATTTCGTGCTCAATCAGCCGAAGTACGCAGGCGGTTCGATTCTGCTGACTCGCGCCAACTTCGGCTGCGGATCGTCACGCGAGCATGCCCCGTGGGCGTTGGAGCAATACGGATTTCGGATCATGATCGCGCCCAGCTTTGCCGACATCTTCTTTCACAACAGCTTCAAGAACGGCATGCTCCCGATCGTCCTCAGCGAAGCGCAAGTAGACCGCCTGTTCGACGCTGCCACCGGCGCCACACCGCTGCAGTTGACCGTTGATCTTGAAGCGCAACGGATCCGCGACGACCAGCACTCGCTGGATATCCCTTTCGACATCGATCCCTTCCGCAAGGCCTGCCTGCTCAATGGCCAGGACGACATCGCCCTGACCCTGCAACGTGAAGCACGTATTCAGGCGTTCGAGCAGACTCATCTAAAGCGTTTTCCCTGGCTGCTGAACACTTTGTAAGCGCCATCCGCTGACCGCGTTGCCGCACGGGACTGTCACCGTACCTTCGACACAATCCCTGCGGAATCGATGCCCCATAGCACCGGCGCGTGATATCGCCGATTGCCTGCGGGGCTGGAATGGATGCCGGTTGCCCTGTCCAGGGCCGCCGAGGTTTAACGGAGTGAGTACATGTATCCGATCAGTTTGTTGCATCATTTGGACCTGACCACGCTGAAGCTGCTGCTGTCGATCAGTGAGGAAGGCAATCTGACCCGCGGCGCCCGTCGAGAATCCATCGCTATCTCCGCAGCCAGCAAAAGACTGCTCGGCCTTGAGCAAGCCATTGGCCTGCCCCTGTTTATCCGTGAATCCAAAGGCATGACGCTCACCGCCGCCGGCGAGACCCTGCTCGACCACGCGCGGCAAATGTTGCAAGGAGTGCAACGCATTCACCTGCAACTGCTCGAGCACGCCCGCCAGGCGCAGGACTGTGTGCGGGTGGCGGCCAACCCCTCCTCCATCGCGCAATTCGTGCCGGACGACGTCAGCCAGTTTCTCAAGACGCACAAGAATATCTGCGTCGACCTTACCGAAGAATCGAGCCTGAATGTCTTGCAGTCCGTGGAGAGTGGCAGCGCCGACATTGGTGTTTTCGCCGACAACGGCAGCGCTCACGGGTTGTACAGCGAGCCCTACCGACAGGATCGGCTGGTCATGGTCGTGCATGACAAGCACCCGCTCGCCACACGCGGACGCATCAGCTTCGAAGAGTCCCTGGACAATCACCACATTGGCCTGCATGGCAATGACTGGATCAGCCAACACACTCTGCAGGCCTCCCTCGCCGCTGGCAAACCGCTGAACATTCAGACCCAAGTGCCAAGCTTTGAAGTGCTCTGCCGCATGGTGCAGGCCGGTGTGGGCGTCGGCCTGATTCCGTATCAGGTGTTCACCAGCCTTGGGCCACCGAAGAATCTGGTGTCGCTGGATCTGCACGAACCCTGGGCCACCCGCAATCTGATGGTGGTGGTGCGCAATCCACGGCTGCTGTCACCGGCGGCCAGCAAGTTGTTCGGCCACCTGACCCATGCCAGCAAAGCGCAAACGGGCACCCTGTGGATGGCCCACGCCGGCGAGCGCAAGCCGCAAGACCGTCCTTCACTGCTGCGTGTTTCCTGAGCCCGGGTGATTTGATGAACCTGAAAGATCTTTTGGTTGCCACTGCCCTGGCCTCCCTCAATGCCGCAGGCGTGAGCGAAAGGGCGGACGCCGCCGATTCTGCCGCCACCGAAGTCTGTTACGGCGTGGCCAAAGCCGGCCATAACGATTGTGCCGATACCAGTTGCTTCCACTCCTGCTCAGGCATGAGCAGTGTCGACAATGACCCTGGCGAATGGACCATGGTGCCCAAAGGCACTTGCACGCAACTGGGCGGTGTGCCGCATGCCCAGCCCCAGGCCTGCTCGGCGCACACGGCCACCATCGCCCCGTCCACGGATCTGCAGGCCGGCGCGGCCTTGTACGCCCGAGGCGATCCGGCCCGTACCATTCCAGCCTGTGTCGCTTGCCATGGCCCGCAGGGTAACTCGCAAAACAGTGCTTACCCGAAACTGACCGGGCAATTCGCCGATTATCTCGATGGCCAGTTACAAGCCTTTCGCGACGGCTCACGGCCTTCTTCGGTCATGGCGGTGGCGGCGAAATCATTGTCGGATAAGGACATTACCGAGCTGTCCTACTATCTGGCGACACGCCCCCCGCTCACCGAAGCCAATCGCCTCAGAACCGAAGCCCTGCAAACCCGACTACGCGAGAACGATCGGGTGATCGGCGAGCCGTTCAGCGATTGCGACAGGGCTTGTCCGCCTCTGGTGCCGATCCCGGCCGGAGACTTCACCATGGGTTCACCCGCCTCCGAGGAACAGCGTTTCGGCAATGAACAGCAACATCCGGTGAACATCCCCAAGGCGTTCGCCATGGGGGTCACCAGCGTCACCTTCGATCAATGGCAGGCCTGCGTGGATGACGGTGGCTGCGCAGGCTACACGCCCAGTGATGAAGGCTGGGGCCGCGGCAATCGGCCGGTCATCAACGTCAGCCCGGGGGATGCCCGCGCCTACCTGCAATGGCTTAGCGCCAAGACTGGCCATCGCTATAGCCTGCCCAGCGAAGCACAATGGGAATACGCCGCCCGTGCAGGGACGAGCACGGCGCGCTGGTGGGGGGAAGCGGCCAGACGTGATCACGCCAATTACGGTCCCGACGATTGTCCGGCACAGATCCGCTGCGGGGGATTTGTATCGGGCCAGGACGCCTGGCTGAACACCGCCCCCACGGCCAGCTTCGCCGCCAACGGCTTTGGCCTGTACGACATGCTCGGCAACGTCTGGCAATGGACCGCTGACTGCTGGCACCACGACTACACCGGTGCGCCCGAGGATGGCAGTGCCTGGCAGGACGCGCAGTGCGGTCAACGGGTCATTCGCGGTGGCGCGTGGGGCAATATTCCCGCCTTCATCCGCTCGGCCAGCCGAGCGGGTTACAAGGTCGAGGGCCGCACCAGCAACATTGGCTTCAGAGTGGTGCGCGAACTTTAGAGTGACGGCAGTCGACAGAAGCGGATTGCCCGCTCCTGTCGGTGCTTCAGGCTTTTTGGGTGCGCGGCAGGAAGATCGCCAACACGCCAAACAACGGCAGGAACGAGCACAGGAAATACACGTACTCAATCCCGTGAATATCCGCCAGATGCCCGAGCAACGCCGCGCCAATTCCGCCAAAACCAAACATCAGACCAAAAAACACCCCGGCAATCATCCCGACATTGCCCGGCACCAGTTCTTGCGCGTACACCACAATCGCCGAGAACGCCGAAGCCAGAATGAAGCCGATCACCACGCTAAGAACACTGGTCCAGAACAGATCAACGTGAGGCATGAGCAGCGTGAACGGTGCCACGCCGAGGATCGAGAACCAGATCACCGCCTTACGCCCGATCTTGTCGCCGATCGGCCCGCCGAAGAACGTCCCCGCTGCTACCGCACCGAGAAACAGGAACAGGTGCAACTGCGAACTGGCCACCGACAGGTCGAACTTCTCGATCAGGTAGAACGTGAAATAGCTCGTGAGGCTGGCCATGTAGAAATACTTGGAGAACACCAACAGCCCCAGCACCACCAAAGCACTGATCACCCGGCCCTTCGACAGCCCGTGAGTCGCCGCTTGGCCAGCCTTGAGCTTGAACAGATTGAGGTGATGGGCGTACCAGCGACTGATGCGGTACAGCACGAACAGTGCAAACACCGCGAACAGACCGAACCACGCCACATTGGCCTGACCGAACGGAATGATGATCGCCGCCGCCAGCAACGGACCGAACGCGGAACCGGCGTTACCGCCAACCTGGAAGGTCGATTGCGCCAGGCCAAAGCGTCCACCGGAGGCCAGTCGCGCAATCCGCGAGGCCTCAGGGTGAAACGTCGAAGAGCCGATACCAATCAGCGCCGCCGCCAGCAAAATCAACGGAAAACTGCCAACCATCGACATCATCACGATGCCGATCAGCGTGCAGATCGAACCCGCCGGCAACAGCCACGGCTTCGGATGCCGATCGGTGTGATAACCGACCCAAGGTTGCAACAGCGAGGCGGTCAGTTGAAAGGTCAAAGTGATCAGGCCGACCTGAGTAAAGGTCAGGCCGTAATTGGCCTTGAGCATCGGGTAGATCGAGGGCAACACTGACTGAATCAGGTCGTTGATCAAATGCGCCAGCGCCACCGCGCCGATGATACGCATCACCAAAGGACTGCTTTGCGGAACAGCGGGCGCCGAGGCAGCGGCGGTCTGAACGTTGCTGATAGCCATGAAAGTTTCCGGACAGCAGATGGGTGCACACAGGCAGGTGCGTCAATGTGCCATTTTTCGGTGCGCCAGCGCCATCCCCTTAGCCAGCTAACTAACTGACCTGACCGAATCATGTAGGAACTGCCGCAGGCTGCGATCTTTTGATCTTGCCGTTAAAAACACAGATCAAAAGATCGCAGCCTTCGGCAGCTCCTACAAGGGATAGGTGATAGCGCAACGCCATGGTCTGAATCTTGCCTTGCTACTTGCCTTGAACGCGGCGCCCTTACAAAGGGCACCGACAATGGGAAGTTTCGCTACAGAGCCGGCCTACAGAGCGGGCGAGAGTGAACTTTCGAGGCCTTTTAGCAGGGCACAGGTCGCGATCGAAACGAGCGCGATGCACGCCGATGGTGCGTGGTGTCCAGAGGAGTCATGGGGCATGCAGGCTTTCCTTTCACCGGGGATCAAATTGCTGGGGCGGTTTGGCTTCGCAGGTAAATTCCAGTTGTTGTTTCTGCTGTTCATTCTGCCGTTGGCCGGCAGCCTGTTGATGATCGGCCAGGACTATCGCGACAAGCTCAATCTGATTTCCGGCGAACGCGCCGGCGTACGCCAGTTGCTCGCGCTGGATGCGCTGGACAACCTGCTCGCCGCCCAACGCGACCGCGCCGCCCGTTGGCGCGCCACCGAAACCAATCGCCAACCGACGCCGGCCACCCTCGCCGCCATGGGCGCGTTTGACGCGGTGCAACCGGCGGTTCTGCAAGCCACCACGGACTT
This region of Pseudomonas sp. R84 genomic DNA includes:
- a CDS encoding SUMF1/EgtB/PvdO family nonheme iron enzyme, which translates into the protein MNLKDLLVATALASLNAAGVSERADAADSAATEVCYGVAKAGHNDCADTSCFHSCSGMSSVDNDPGEWTMVPKGTCTQLGGVPHAQPQACSAHTATIAPSTDLQAGAALYARGDPARTIPACVACHGPQGNSQNSAYPKLTGQFADYLDGQLQAFRDGSRPSSVMAVAAKSLSDKDITELSYYLATRPPLTEANRLRTEALQTRLRENDRVIGEPFSDCDRACPPLVPIPAGDFTMGSPASEEQRFGNEQQHPVNIPKAFAMGVTSVTFDQWQACVDDGGCAGYTPSDEGWGRGNRPVINVSPGDARAYLQWLSAKTGHRYSLPSEAQWEYAARAGTSTARWWGEAARRDHANYGPDDCPAQIRCGGFVSGQDAWLNTAPTASFAANGFGLYDMLGNVWQWTADCWHHDYTGAPEDGSAWQDAQCGQRVIRGGAWGNIPAFIRSASRAGYKVEGRTSNIGFRVVREL
- a CDS encoding MFS transporter; this encodes MAISNVQTAAASAPAVPQSSPLVMRIIGAVALAHLINDLIQSVLPSIYPMLKANYGLTFTQVGLITLTFQLTASLLQPWVGYHTDRHPKPWLLPAGSICTLIGIVMMSMVGSFPLILLAAALIGIGSSTFHPEASRIARLASGGRFGLAQSTFQVGGNAGSAFGPLLAAAIIIPFGQANVAWFGLFAVFALFVLYRISRWYAHHLNLFKLKAGQAATHGLSKGRVISALVVLGLLVFSKYFYMASLTSYFTFYLIEKFDLSVASSQLHLFLFLGAVAAGTFFGGPIGDKIGRKAVIWFSILGVAPFTLLMPHVDLFWTSVLSVVIGFILASAFSAIVVYAQELVPGNVGMIAGVFFGLMFGFGGIGAALLGHLADIHGIEYVYFLCSFLPLFGVLAIFLPRTQKA